The following coding sequences lie in one Lolium perenne isolate Kyuss_39 chromosome 2, Kyuss_2.0, whole genome shotgun sequence genomic window:
- the LOC139835439 gene encoding uncharacterized protein, producing MCLTARRPWRTSDSRDAARGAGSSPPTRRRAAHRSSARRIRGDRGAEARALISGRQAAPCGDEGVSASDCDGEATRPEGPGVTSLGDFFDHQLSFSAGSSSEDLPASGKTPQIQIQSPPLAPSAETAFLLSSADFPALPVGGSGRSPSSGSAATAPLLFVGTVPIWVAAAGAPPPPGGEERAKLGLLAPSAAPLPGLGRAVSVGPPSVGPTGLGPPTVSTGERLDLRHVPQGQNITGQIDAPDLGLRISDPAPAPPVLKWLWLKSGTLDPSLGFPASRQDIARFHRRAKILHSQTDPTSGVVLSRVLMDRNWRGGNSGKRPYEAISGGEARRRDQELRQRLDREQEVQRRQQREWDDNSQRSREESSCGRLSQSPKTEQTCWRWQGN from the exons ATGTGCCTGACCGCGCGCCGCCCCTGGCGAACCAGTGACTCGCGCGACGCCGCGCGGGGAGCAGGGAGCTCCCCGCCCACTCGCCGTCGTGCCGCCCACCGCAGCTCTGCGCGCCGGATCCGGGGGGATCGAGGTGCAGAGGCTCGCGCGCTCATCTCCGGGCGGCAGGCCGCTCCCTGTGGAGACGAGGGCGTCTCCGCCTCCGATTGCGACGGTGAGGCAACCAGGCCGGAGGGGCCTGGGGTAACCTCGCTCGGTGACTTCTTCGACCATCAGCTGTCGTTCTCGGCCGGATCTTCGTCGGAGGACCTCCCGGCGTCGGGGAAGACGCCACAGATCCAGATCCAGTCGCCTCCTTTGGCTCCCTCTGCGGAGACGGCGTTCTTGCTCTCCTCAGCGGATTTCCCCGCGCTTCCGGTGGGAGGAAGCGGGCGGAGCCCTTCGTCTGGATCGGCGGCGACGGCCCCGCTCCTGTTCGTCGGCACGGTTCCGATCTGGGTCGCGGCggccggagcgccgccgccgccgggcggGGAGGAGCGGGCTAAGCTAGGGTTGCTGGCTCCCTCCGCGGCCCCACTTCCGGGCCTGGGCCGTGCAGTTTCTGTTGGGCCACCCTCTGTTGGGCCAACTGGCCTTGGGCCGCCAACGGTCTCCACGGGGGAACGGTTGGATTTGCGCCACGTACCCCAGGGGCAAAATATAACGGGCCAGATCGATGCTCCGGATCTAGGGCTCCGCATTTCCGATCCTGCCCCTGCGCCGCCGGTACTTAAGTGGCTTTGGCTGAAGAGTGGAACCCTAGATCCATCATTAGGGTTCCCAGCCTCAAGACAAGACATTGCTCGCTTCCACCGACGAGCCAAGATCCTCCACTCACAAACCGATCCAACCTCAGGCGTCGTCCTCTCCCGCGTGCTGATGGACCGTAACTGGCGCGGTGGGAACTCCGGCAAGCGGCCCTACGAGGCGATTTCGGGCGGCGAGGCGCGCCGCCGGGACCAAGAGCTCCGTCAGCGCCTGGATCGGGAGCAGGAGGTGCAGCGCAGGCAGCAGCGTGAGTGGGATGACAACTCTCAGCGCTCCAGGGAAGAATCGAG CTGTGGACGCCTCTCGCAAAGCCCCAAGACAGAGCAAACCTGTTGGAGATGGCAAGGCAATTAA
- the LOC139835440 gene encoding protein neprosin-like → MPAMMDMPMLNPTLALSSLHNLAKLAHLSLLSTLDIVPGQGEHDNALDDSWSPRLATPERAPAAPWTRQDATVLPAHFNDSQTYLFTSWAKDNSGDTGCMNLDCEGFRLVSGSPIFPGDIIQPVSDIKGVRQNITIKVFKDKSSGNWWLHCGLNSDPIPVGYFPASLFSSLSVKASAIWVGGHVLSDPRVSSPPMGSGAFASDTRKAALIRDIQLIDRDGKTTLVSNKMPTTVTDDKLYSVSRIEGGKFYYGGPAA, encoded by the exons atgccggccatgatggACATGCCCATGCTCAACCCTACCCTGGCCCTCTCCTCTCTACATAACCTTGCCAAACTAGCTCACCTCTCTCTGCTGAGCACGCTAGACATCGTCCCAGGTCAAGGAGAACACGACAACGCCCTGGACGACTCGTGGTCACCACGACTGgccacgccagagcgtgcaccagcagcaccctggacgcgccaggacgccacC GTTTTGCCAGCTCACTTTAATGACtcgcagacttaccttttcacgtCTTGGGCG AAAGACAACAGTGGAGATACAGGATGCATGAACCTGGATTGTGAAGGGTTTCGGCTTGTGAGCGGGTCCCCTATATTTCCTGGCGATATCATTCAACCAGTGTCTGATATTAAAGGGGTACGGCAAAATATTACTATTAAAGTGTTCAAG GACAAATCAAGTGGAAACTGGTGGTTACACTGTGGCCTTAATAGCGACCCAATCCCAGTGGGTTATTTTCCAGCATCACTATTTAGTAGCTTATCTGTGAAAGCATCTGCTATCTGGGTGGGTGGTCATGTTCTTAGTGACCCAAGAGTTTCATCACCTCCCATGGGAAGTGGGGCCTTTGCATCAGATACGCGCAAAGCTGCATTGATCCGTGACATTCAGCTCATCGACAGGGATGGCAAAACCACACTGGTAAGCAATAAGATGCCAACCACTGTCACAGACGACAAGCTCTACTCGGTCTCGCGGATTGAAGGAGGAAAATTCTACTATGGAGGGCCAGCCGCATGA